From Alphaproteobacteria bacterium, a single genomic window includes:
- a CDS encoding ABC transporter ATP-binding protein: protein MIAVENVHKHFGGLKAVNGVSLEIAKGTITGLIGPNGAGKSTLFNLVAGAYPPTSGTVRLDGEDVTGLEPHDLFHKGLLRTFQIAHEFSSLSVLENLMVVPDGQPGERLWQTWFDFARVREREAEVRRRALDVIAFLEISHLTHELAGNLSGGQKKLLELGRTMMVDAKVVLLDEVGAGVNRTLLNTIATSIQRLHRERGYTFFLIEHDMDFIARLCDPVIVMAEGQVLTQGTVDEVKANEQVIEAYLGTGRKHQRRGVA from the coding sequence ATGATCGCGGTCGAGAACGTTCACAAGCATTTCGGCGGCCTCAAGGCCGTCAATGGCGTGTCGCTCGAAATCGCGAAGGGCACCATCACCGGGCTGATCGGCCCCAACGGCGCCGGCAAGTCGACCCTGTTCAACCTGGTCGCCGGCGCCTATCCGCCCACCTCCGGCACCGTCCGCCTGGACGGCGAGGACGTGACCGGGCTGGAGCCGCACGACCTGTTTCACAAGGGCCTGCTGCGCACCTTCCAGATCGCGCACGAATTCTCCAGCCTGAGCGTGCTGGAAAACCTGATGGTCGTCCCGGACGGCCAGCCGGGCGAACGGCTCTGGCAGACCTGGTTCGATTTCGCCCGCGTGCGCGAGCGCGAGGCCGAGGTGCGGCGGCGGGCGCTCGACGTCATCGCCTTCCTGGAAATCTCCCACCTGACCCACGAACTGGCGGGCAATCTCTCCGGCGGCCAGAAGAAACTGCTGGAACTGGGGCGCACCATGATGGTCGACGCCAAGGTGGTGCTGCTGGACGAGGTCGGCGCCGGCGTCAACCGCACGCTGCTGAACACCATCGCCACCTCGATCCAGCGCCTGCACCGCGAACGCGGCTACACGTTCTTTCTGATCGAACACGACATGGACTTCATCGCCCGCCTCTGCGACCCGGTCATCGTCATGGCGGAAGGCCAAGTGCTGACCCAGGGCACGGTGGACGAGGTCAAGGCCAACGAACAGGTGATCGAGGCCTATCTCGGCACCGGGCGCAAGCACCAGCGGCGGGGGGTGGCGTGA
- a CDS encoding Trm112 family protein: protein MTDLDPRLLEMLVCPVTKKPLTYDREAQELVSEAAKLAFPIRDGIPIMLVEEARKLDE from the coding sequence ATGACCGATCTCGATCCGCGACTGCTGGAAATGCTGGTCTGTCCGGTGACGAAAAAGCCGCTGACCTACGACCGCGAGGCCCAGGAACTGGTCAGCGAGGCGGCCAAGCTGGCCTTCCCGATCCGCGACGGCATCCCGATCATGCTGGTGGAAGAGGCCCGCAAGCTCGACGAGTAG
- a CDS encoding LON peptidase substrate-binding domain-containing protein, which translates to METPALADLPEIVPIFPLPGVMLLPRAPLPLHIFEPRYRAMTRDALEGDGYIAMVQPSGEPGDDPVNPPVFQTAGLGRIAASERLEDGRYNMVLHGVCRLRLVAELPLKDGYRRVRADYAAFAHDLPPAAADAVAREALLGALGAFLERRNLKANWDEAAKASDEQLVNSLAMACPFGPREKQALLEAHDLAARAELLQALCELDAGGIANDNAPLH; encoded by the coding sequence ATGGAAACGCCCGCTCTCGCCGACCTGCCGGAGATCGTGCCGATCTTCCCGCTGCCGGGGGTGATGCTGCTGCCGCGCGCGCCGCTGCCGCTGCACATTTTCGAGCCGCGCTATCGCGCCATGACCCGCGATGCGCTGGAGGGCGACGGCTATATCGCCATGGTCCAGCCCAGCGGCGAGCCCGGCGACGACCCGGTGAACCCGCCCGTGTTCCAGACCGCCGGTCTCGGCAGGATCGCCGCCTCGGAGCGGCTGGAAGACGGTCGCTACAACATGGTGCTGCACGGGGTGTGCCGGCTGCGTCTGGTGGCGGAGCTGCCGCTGAAGGACGGCTATCGCCGCGTCCGCGCCGATTACGCCGCCTTCGCCCACGACCTGCCGCCCGCGGCCGCCGACGCGGTGGCGCGCGAGGCGTTGCTGGGGGCTCTGGGCGCGTTCCTGGAGCGCCGCAATCTCAAGGCCAACTGGGACGAGGCGGCCAAGGCGTCGGACGAGCAACTGGTGAACAGCCTGGCCATGGCCTGCCCGTTCGGGCCGCGGGAGAAACAGGCGCTGCTGGAAGCGCACGACCTGGCCGCGCGGGCGGAGTTGTTGCAGGCGCTCTGCGAACTGGACGCCGGCGGCATCGCCAACGACAACGCGCCGCTGCACTGA
- a CDS encoding ABC transporter ATP-binding protein yields the protein MTFLSAQGITCGYGGVDIVRDCNIWVDRGEIAVIVGPNGAGKSTAMKAIFGMLRLRQGRVTLDGTDISNLPPQDRVPAGMGFVPQNRNVFVSLTVEENLEMGAFIRRDDFSDTLEQVYDLFPVLREKRRQPAGELSGGQRQQVAVGRALMTQPKLLMLDEPTAGVSPVVMDDLFDRILEVARTGIAILMVEQNARQALEIADHGFVLVQGENRFTDTGEALLANEEVRRSFLGG from the coding sequence GTGACGTTCCTCTCCGCCCAAGGCATCACCTGCGGCTATGGCGGCGTCGACATCGTCCGCGATTGCAATATCTGGGTCGACCGGGGCGAGATCGCCGTGATCGTCGGCCCGAACGGCGCCGGCAAGTCCACCGCCATGAAGGCGATTTTCGGCATGCTGCGCCTGCGCCAGGGCCGGGTGACTTTGGACGGCACCGACATTTCCAACCTGCCGCCGCAGGACCGCGTGCCGGCGGGCATGGGCTTCGTGCCGCAGAACCGCAACGTGTTCGTCTCGCTGACGGTGGAGGAAAACCTGGAAATGGGCGCCTTCATCCGCCGCGACGACTTCAGCGACACGCTGGAGCAGGTCTACGACCTGTTCCCGGTGCTGCGCGAAAAGCGCCGCCAGCCGGCGGGCGAGCTCTCGGGCGGCCAGCGCCAGCAGGTGGCGGTGGGCCGGGCGCTGATGACCCAGCCGAAACTGCTGATGTTGGACGAGCCGACGGCGGGGGTCTCGCCGGTGGTGATGGACGACCTGTTCGACCGCATCCTGGAGGTGGCCAGGACCGGCATCGCCATCCTGATGGTCGAGCAGAACGCCCGCCAGGCGCTGGAGATCGCCGACCACGGCTTCGTGCTGGTGCAGGGCGAAAACCGCTTCACCGACACGGGCGAGGCCTTGCTGGCCAACGAAGAAGTGCGCCGGTCGTTCCTGGGGGGCTGA
- the der gene encoding ribosome biogenesis GTPase Der yields the protein MRHKVAIVGRPNVGKSTLFNRLTGLRQAIVHDRPGVTRDRRYGAAHIADFAFEAIDTAGFEDTPESELEQAMQAQTARAIEEAAAVLLLIDARAGITPVDREFAEQVRRAQKPVILVANKCEGRAGQAGLLEAFALGLGEAVPISAEHGEGMGDLYDALVEALGHPEPDTAGTDEADDFGPGLATAEAETGIDLDEEEEPKALQIVIVGRPNVGKSTLLNRLLNEERVITGPMPGLTRDAIAVDWQYRGRPIRLIDTAGMRKRARVQDSLERLSVGDTQRAIRFAHVVVLMIDANEGLERQDLAIARHVEDEGRALVLAVNKWDAVADREATMQRIRDRLETSLAQLRGVPIVTFSALTGHRVDRLMQAVTQIYDTWNVRVPTGRLNRWFAALQEAHPPPLVAGRRLKLRYITQIKRRPPTFAVFAARAGQLPTAYVRYLINGLRQDFGLQGVPIRVVLRQPDNPYADDD from the coding sequence ATGCGCCACAAAGTTGCGATCGTCGGCCGCCCGAATGTGGGCAAGTCCACCCTGTTCAACCGGCTGACCGGGTTGCGCCAGGCCATCGTGCACGACCGGCCGGGCGTGACTCGCGACCGCCGCTATGGCGCCGCCCACATCGCCGACTTCGCCTTCGAGGCCATCGACACCGCCGGCTTCGAGGACACGCCCGAGTCCGAGCTGGAGCAGGCGATGCAGGCGCAGACCGCCCGCGCGATCGAAGAGGCGGCGGCGGTGCTGCTGCTGATCGACGCCCGCGCCGGCATCACGCCGGTGGACCGCGAATTCGCCGAGCAGGTGCGCCGGGCGCAAAAACCCGTGATCCTGGTCGCCAACAAGTGCGAGGGCCGCGCCGGCCAGGCCGGCCTCCTGGAAGCCTTCGCCCTCGGCTTGGGCGAAGCGGTGCCGATTTCGGCCGAGCACGGCGAGGGCATGGGCGACCTCTACGACGCGCTGGTCGAAGCGCTCGGCCATCCGGAGCCGGACACGGCCGGGACGGACGAGGCGGACGACTTCGGCCCGGGCCTCGCGACGGCGGAGGCGGAAACCGGCATCGACCTGGACGAGGAGGAAGAGCCCAAGGCCCTCCAGATCGTCATTGTCGGCCGCCCGAATGTCGGCAAGTCCACCCTGCTGAACCGGCTGCTGAACGAGGAGCGGGTCATCACCGGGCCGATGCCGGGCCTGACCCGCGACGCCATCGCCGTCGACTGGCAGTATCGGGGCCGGCCGATCCGCCTGATCGACACCGCCGGCATGCGCAAGCGCGCCCGCGTGCAGGATTCGCTGGAGCGCCTGTCGGTCGGCGACACCCAGCGCGCCATCCGGTTCGCCCATGTGGTCGTGCTGATGATCGACGCGAACGAGGGGCTGGAACGCCAGGACCTCGCCATCGCCCGCCATGTGGAGGACGAAGGCCGCGCGCTGGTGCTGGCGGTCAACAAGTGGGATGCGGTGGCCGACCGCGAGGCCACGATGCAGCGCATCCGGGACCGGCTGGAGACATCGCTGGCGCAGTTGCGCGGCGTGCCGATCGTCACCTTCTCGGCGCTGACCGGCCACCGCGTCGACCGGCTGATGCAGGCGGTGACCCAGATTTACGACACCTGGAATGTGCGGGTGCCGACCGGCCGCCTGAACCGCTGGTTCGCTGCCCTGCAGGAGGCGCACCCGCCGCCGCTGGTGGCCGGACGCCGGCTGAAGCTGCGCTATATCACCCAGATCAAACGCCGGCCGCCCACCTTCGCCGTGTTCGCGGCCCGCGCCGGCCAGTTGCCGACCGCCTATGTCCGCTATCTGATCAACGGCCTGCGCCAGGATTTCGGCCTGCAGGGCGTGCCGATCCGGGTGGTGCTGCGCCAGCCCGACAACCCCTATGCGGACGACGACTGA
- a CDS encoding PQQ-binding-like beta-propeller repeat protein — MRNCKPLLAGLLGALLLAGCSLTNDYFGEKEAPPLPGEREAVLDIGRGPVADPDIALLPVTLPPMTGTDWPVAGGDPAHTGGQRAWNPAAGLAWQVDAGAGAEDEARRPPSPPIVSDGRVYVLDAELVVRAFDSRSGTRLWQADTAPEEEEEGFGGGLASDGPRVYMAGGHAQAVALNAADGKEIWRTKLPGPARAAPAIAGKLVIIVTADNGIVALNAEDGHRVWSLPGTGEGAGLLGGAAPAVFGDATVVPLSFGDLAVLRSANGRELWRASMGTIRRYDSGTRLSDFGGPPAISDNIVYATSVAGRTAAFSMRIGNRLWEQRLGGSSAPWVAGDFLFVVTDNEELVCLYRPDGRVRWVQPLPRFEDPEDQDGPLTYAGPVLAGGRLVLVRSNGALLQFDPENGAGLAALSIGPRTLQPPIAANGTVYTLSEDGTLSAFR, encoded by the coding sequence TTGCGCAATTGTAAACCGCTGCTTGCCGGCCTGCTGGGCGCCCTGCTGCTTGCCGGCTGTTCGCTGACGAACGACTATTTCGGCGAGAAAGAGGCGCCGCCGCTGCCGGGCGAGCGCGAGGCGGTGCTGGATATCGGCCGCGGCCCGGTCGCCGACCCGGACATCGCCCTGCTGCCGGTCACGCTCCCGCCCATGACCGGGACCGACTGGCCGGTCGCCGGCGGCGACCCCGCCCATACCGGCGGCCAGCGCGCCTGGAACCCCGCGGCAGGCCTGGCCTGGCAGGTGGACGCCGGCGCCGGAGCGGAAGACGAGGCCCGCCGCCCGCCCTCGCCACCCATCGTCAGCGACGGCCGGGTGTATGTTCTCGACGCCGAACTGGTCGTCCGCGCCTTCGACAGCCGCAGCGGCACCCGGCTCTGGCAGGCCGATACCGCGCCGGAAGAGGAAGAGGAAGGCTTCGGCGGCGGTCTGGCCAGCGACGGCCCCCGCGTCTACATGGCCGGTGGCCACGCCCAGGCCGTGGCATTGAACGCCGCCGACGGCAAGGAGATCTGGCGGACGAAACTGCCGGGTCCGGCGCGGGCGGCGCCGGCGATCGCCGGCAAGCTCGTCATCATCGTCACGGCCGACAACGGCATTGTCGCCCTGAACGCGGAAGACGGCCACCGGGTCTGGTCGCTGCCGGGCACCGGCGAAGGCGCTGGCCTGCTGGGCGGCGCCGCACCGGCCGTCTTCGGCGATGCCACGGTTGTGCCGCTCAGCTTCGGCGACCTCGCCGTGCTGCGCAGCGCCAACGGGCGGGAGTTGTGGCGGGCGTCCATGGGCACCATCCGGCGGTACGATTCCGGCACCCGTCTCTCCGATTTCGGCGGCCCGCCCGCCATTTCGGACAATATCGTCTATGCCACCAGCGTCGCCGGCCGGACCGCCGCCTTCAGCATGCGCATCGGCAATCGCCTCTGGGAACAGCGCCTGGGCGGCTCGTCCGCGCCCTGGGTCGCGGGCGATTTCCTCTTCGTCGTGACCGACAACGAGGAACTGGTCTGCCTCTACCGGCCCGACGGCCGCGTCCGCTGGGTGCAGCCGCTGCCGCGGTTCGAGGACCCGGAAGACCAGGATGGCCCCCTGACCTATGCCGGGCCGGTGCTGGCGGGCGGGCGTCTGGTGCTGGTGCGCTCCAACGGCGCGCTGCTCCAGTTCGACCCCGAAAACGGGGCCGGCCTCGCCGCGCTGTCCATCGGCCCGCGCACGCTGCAGCCGCCGATTGCCGCCAACGGCACCGTCTACACCTTGTCCGAGGACGGCACGCTCAGCGCCTTCCGGTGA
- the trxA gene encoding thioredoxin has protein sequence MLEAQPAGAGLIKDGTDQSFMADVVDASQDVPVIVDFWAPWCGPCKQLGPTLEKVVTGAGGKVKLVKVDIDQNPMVAQQLRIQSIPAVYAFKGGRPVDAFMGALPESQVKSFVEKLVGDSVDSPVEQAIAQAKELLEAGDLDNAGAIFSQVLQHEAENVIAKAGLVLVLVEKDEIATARELLDQIPANERRDAFVAGAVSAVELAEQSGDSGDLGELQQAVQADPDDHQARFDLAMALFGARQHQDAAEALLEIVRRDRTWNDDGARQQLVKFFEAWGPTDPLTVQTRRRLSSLLFS, from the coding sequence ATGCTCGAGGCACAACCGGCAGGCGCGGGCCTGATCAAGGACGGGACCGACCAGAGCTTCATGGCCGATGTGGTCGACGCGTCCCAGGACGTGCCGGTCATCGTCGATTTCTGGGCTCCCTGGTGCGGCCCCTGCAAGCAGTTGGGCCCGACGCTGGAAAAGGTAGTCACCGGTGCCGGCGGCAAGGTCAAGCTGGTGAAGGTGGATATCGACCAGAACCCGATGGTGGCGCAGCAATTGCGCATTCAGTCCATTCCCGCCGTCTACGCCTTCAAGGGCGGCCGGCCGGTGGACGCGTTCATGGGCGCGCTGCCGGAAAGCCAGGTGAAATCCTTCGTCGAGAAGCTGGTCGGCGACAGTGTCGATTCGCCGGTGGAGCAGGCCATCGCCCAGGCGAAGGAATTGCTGGAGGCGGGCGATCTCGACAATGCCGGCGCCATTTTCAGCCAGGTGCTGCAGCACGAGGCCGAAAACGTCATCGCCAAGGCCGGGTTGGTGCTGGTGCTGGTGGAAAAGGACGAGATCGCGACCGCGCGCGAACTGCTGGACCAGATCCCGGCGAACGAGCGCCGCGACGCCTTCGTCGCCGGCGCGGTCAGCGCGGTCGAACTGGCGGAACAGTCCGGCGACAGCGGCGACCTGGGCGAGTTGCAGCAGGCGGTTCAGGCGGACCCGGACGATCACCAGGCCCGGTTCGACTTGGCCATGGCCCTGTTCGGCGCGCGCCAGCACCAGGACGCCGCCGAGGCGCTGCTGGAGATCGTCCGGCGCGACCGCACCTGGAACGATGACGGTGCGCGCCAGCAGTTGGTGAAATTCTTCGAGGCCTGGGGCCCGACCGACCCGCTGACCGTGCAGACGCGTCGCCGGCTCTCCTCGCTGCTGTTCAGCTAG
- a CDS encoding tetratricopeptide repeat protein yields the protein MGDIFQEIEEDLRRDRVDALWKRYGTAIITLAAVIVLATAGWVAWQQYQTRQNVSATAALHTALSAARDGKDKAAIAEFAAISETGNSGQATLALFQEAALRAADGDRDNARVLYRNILGNDDVGAPYHALAAIRLAELDLADGDPAATLGLLQPWMGDDSPWRFTAWELAGYVEQRAGNVEAARGHMQRILDDSTASAAARARAEAFLAQL from the coding sequence TTGGGTGACATTTTTCAAGAAATCGAAGAAGACCTGCGCCGCGACCGCGTGGACGCGCTCTGGAAGCGCTACGGCACGGCCATCATCACCCTTGCCGCGGTGATCGTGCTGGCAACGGCCGGCTGGGTGGCGTGGCAGCAATACCAGACCCGTCAGAACGTCTCCGCCACCGCCGCCCTGCACACCGCGCTTTCGGCCGCACGCGACGGCAAGGACAAGGCCGCCATTGCCGAATTCGCGGCCATCAGCGAGACCGGCAACAGCGGCCAGGCGACGCTGGCCCTGTTCCAGGAAGCCGCGCTGCGCGCCGCCGACGGCGACCGCGACAATGCCCGCGTGCTCTATCGCAACATCCTGGGCAACGACGATGTCGGCGCCCCCTATCACGCCCTGGCGGCGATCCGCCTGGCGGAACTCGATCTGGCCGACGGCGACCCGGCGGCGACGCTCGGCCTGTTGCAGCCGTGGATGGGCGACGACAGCCCCTGGCGGTTCACCGCTTGGGAACTGGCCGGCTATGTGGAGCAACGGGCGGGCAATGTCGAGGCGGCGCGCGGCCATATGCAACGCATCCTGGATGACAGCACCGCGTCGGCCGCCGCGCGGGCTCGGGCGGAGGCTTTCCTTGCGCAATTGTAA
- a CDS encoding ABC transporter substrate-binding protein — MLNRILAAGVLAVALPMSASAADAVKIGMLQGFTGPTESLVAPMAKGGEMAIEEVSDSGLFLGGRKVVSVRGDSTCIDAAAATAAAERLVTAEKVSGINGTTCSGAATAVLNNVVRPNGIVMISPSATSPALSTIEDDGYFFRTAPSDARQGEVIGQIMHRRGIKTAALTYTNNDYGKGLADSIQASFEKLGGKITAVAAHEDGKADYSAEVATLAAAGGEVLIVAGYLDQGGKGMIQASLDTGAFDRFILPDGMVGQALTDHFGDALDGSIGTNPGTDSPGAGMLAKLSADRGFKGDDPYVPECYDASALLLLAMQAAGSTDSKVYKDFVTKVANAPGEKIYPGELAKALKILADGGDIDYVGGTAVELVGPGEAAGSFRETEVKGGKFETVGYH; from the coding sequence ATGCTGAACCGGATACTTGCCGCAGGCGTCCTGGCGGTCGCCCTGCCCATGTCCGCATCCGCCGCCGATGCCGTGAAAATCGGCATGCTGCAAGGCTTTACCGGCCCGACGGAATCGCTGGTGGCGCCGATGGCCAAAGGTGGCGAAATGGCCATCGAGGAGGTCTCCGACAGCGGCCTGTTCCTCGGCGGCCGCAAGGTCGTTTCGGTCCGCGGCGACAGCACCTGCATCGACGCCGCCGCGGCCACCGCCGCCGCCGAGCGTCTGGTGACGGCGGAAAAGGTCTCCGGCATCAACGGCACCACCTGTTCCGGCGCCGCCACCGCCGTGCTGAACAATGTCGTCCGGCCGAACGGCATCGTCATGATCTCGCCGTCCGCGACGTCGCCGGCGCTCTCCACCATCGAGGACGACGGCTATTTCTTCCGCACCGCCCCCTCCGACGCGCGCCAGGGTGAGGTGATCGGCCAGATCATGCACCGCCGCGGCATCAAGACCGCCGCGCTCACCTACACCAACAACGACTACGGCAAGGGGCTGGCGGACTCGATCCAGGCGTCGTTCGAAAAGCTGGGCGGCAAGATCACCGCCGTCGCCGCGCACGAGGACGGCAAGGCCGATTATTCCGCCGAAGTCGCAACGCTGGCCGCCGCGGGCGGCGAGGTGCTGATCGTCGCCGGCTATCTGGACCAGGGCGGCAAGGGCATGATCCAGGCCTCGCTCGACACCGGCGCGTTCGACCGCTTCATCCTGCCCGACGGCATGGTGGGCCAGGCGCTGACCGACCATTTCGGCGACGCCCTCGACGGCTCCATCGGCACCAATCCGGGCACGGACAGCCCCGGCGCCGGCATGCTGGCCAAGCTCAGCGCCGACCGCGGCTTCAAGGGCGACGATCCGTATGTGCCGGAATGCTATGACGCCTCGGCCCTGCTGTTGCTGGCGATGCAGGCGGCCGGCAGCACCGACAGCAAGGTCTACAAGGACTTCGTGACCAAGGTCGCCAACGCGCCCGGCGAGAAAATCTATCCGGGCGAGCTGGCCAAGGCCTTGAAGATCCTGGCCGATGGCGGCGACATCGACTATGTCGGCGGCACCGCGGTCGAACTGGTCGGCCCGGGCGAGGCCGCGGGCAGCTTCCGCGAGACCGAGGTCAAGGGCGGCAAGTTCGAGACCGTGGGCTACCACTGA
- a CDS encoding branched-chain amino acid ABC transporter permease codes for MTRVPLYYGLMALVLVLVGLLQSWNVALGILNLSLISAIMALGVNMQWGYAGLFNVGIMGFTALGGLAAVLVAMPPVAGAWQAGGFGLAMTLLAVALTVAAIVAARRVLPRGLRLPATLVLLVVGFFAVNAFFGPATDRIEAIDPVNAGYLGGLGLPIVLAWPVGAVIAAGAGWLIGKVALGLRADYLAIATLGISEIIIAILKYEEWLTRGVKNVTGLPRPVPYEVDLAASDWFLRLTDGLGLANATDAAGIFVKLCYAVLFVMVLGLVLWLAERALNSPWGRMMRAIRDNRDAAEAMGKDVKGRHLQVFILGCAVCGMAGAMLTTLDSQFTPTSYIPLRYTFLIWVMVILGGSGNNWGAVLGGFIIWFLWVEAEPLGNGFMALLTAPLPEGSPVAQHLLAGAAYTRYLLMGAILLLVMRFAPKGLLPERRITPAATPHDSTPHAQKK; via the coding sequence ATGACCCGGGTCCCGCTCTATTACGGCCTGATGGCGCTGGTCCTGGTGCTGGTGGGCCTGCTGCAAAGCTGGAATGTCGCCCTCGGCATCCTCAATCTCAGCCTGATCTCCGCCATCATGGCGCTGGGCGTGAACATGCAGTGGGGGTATGCGGGCCTGTTCAATGTCGGCATCATGGGCTTCACGGCGCTGGGCGGTCTGGCGGCGGTGCTGGTGGCGATGCCGCCGGTGGCCGGCGCCTGGCAGGCGGGCGGGTTTGGCCTGGCGATGACCCTGCTGGCGGTCGCGCTGACCGTCGCCGCCATCGTCGCCGCCCGGCGCGTGCTGCCGCGCGGCCTGCGCCTGCCGGCGACCCTGGTGCTGCTGGTGGTCGGCTTCTTCGCCGTGAACGCGTTTTTCGGCCCGGCCACCGACCGGATCGAGGCGATCGACCCGGTCAATGCCGGCTATCTGGGCGGGCTCGGCCTGCCCATCGTCCTGGCCTGGCCGGTGGGCGCCGTCATCGCCGCCGGCGCCGGCTGGCTGATCGGCAAGGTGGCGCTGGGCCTGCGCGCCGACTATCTGGCCATCGCCACCCTGGGCATTTCCGAGATCATCATCGCCATCCTGAAATACGAGGAATGGCTGACACGCGGCGTCAAGAATGTCACCGGCCTGCCGCGTCCCGTGCCCTATGAGGTCGATCTGGCCGCCAGCGACTGGTTCCTGCGCCTGACCGACGGGCTGGGCCTCGCCAATGCCACCGATGCCGCCGGCATTTTCGTCAAGCTTTGCTATGCGGTGCTGTTCGTCATGGTGCTGGGCCTCGTCCTCTGGCTGGCGGAGCGGGCGCTGAACTCGCCCTGGGGCCGGATGATGCGCGCCATCCGCGACAACCGCGACGCGGCCGAGGCCATGGGCAAGGACGTCAAGGGCCGCCATTTGCAGGTGTTCATCCTGGGGTGTGCGGTGTGCGGCATGGCCGGCGCCATGCTCACCACCCTGGACAGCCAGTTCACGCCCACCAGCTATATTCCGCTGCGCTATACCTTCCTGATCTGGGTGATGGTGATCCTGGGCGGCTCCGGCAACAACTGGGGCGCGGTGCTGGGGGGCTTCATCATCTGGTTCCTGTGGGTGGAGGCCGAGCCGCTCGGCAACGGCTTCATGGCGCTGCTGACCGCGCCCCTGCCCGAGGGCTCGCCCGTGGCCCAGCACCTGCTCGCCGGCGCCGCCTATACCCGCTACCTGCTGATGGGAGCGATCCTGTTGCTGGTGATGCGGTTCGCGCCGAAGGGCCTGCTGCCCGAGCGCCGCATCACGCCCGCCGCCACACCGCACGACTCCACACCGCACGCCCAAAAGAAATAG
- a CDS encoding DUF2794 domain-containing protein, whose protein sequence is MSKVVQLESFRRSRKHVSFNKHELRELMTVYSRRVASGEWRDYAIDHMAGMAIFSIFRSSFETPLFRVAKVAGRSVSEQTEWMVVSQGQRLKRSTSLPDVLTYFDKKLEVVG, encoded by the coding sequence ATGAGCAAAGTGGTGCAGCTGGAGTCTTTCCGGCGCTCGCGCAAGCACGTGTCGTTCAACAAGCACGAACTGCGCGAGTTGATGACCGTCTACAGCCGCCGCGTCGCTTCGGGCGAGTGGCGGGATTACGCCATCGACCATATGGCCGGCATGGCGATTTTTTCGATTTTTCGCAGCTCGTTCGAGACCCCGTTGTTCCGGGTCGCCAAGGTGGCGGGCCGCAGCGTCAGCGAGCAGACCGAATGGATGGTGGTGAGCCAGGGCCAGCGCCTGAAACGCTCCACCTCCCTGCCGGACGTGCTGACCTATTTCGACAAGAAGCTGGAGGTCGTGGGCTGA
- a CDS encoding branched-chain amino acid ABC transporter permease, with product MDILNALALFANFVLVPATAYGAQLALGALGVTLIFGILRFANFAHGELMSFGAMTAILVTWLLQGWGIGIAPLPTALLALPVAIAATILLALATERGVFRFYRRQRSNPIVFAIVSVGVMFVLAGLIRIIIGPADQSFADGARFLITAFEFKRLTGLAEGIAIKQTQVITVVVAIVVVAALFWFLQRTRAGKAMRAFSDDEDLALLSGIDPERVVMIAWAITAALAAIAGTLYGLDKTYKPFIYLQILLPVFAATIVGGIGQPVGAVLGGFIIAFSEVTVTYAFKKFLAYLGPTGWAPDGLVQLLSTDYKFAVSFIILVAVLLVRPTGIIRGKVIG from the coding sequence ATGGATATTCTGAACGCGCTGGCCCTGTTCGCCAATTTCGTCCTGGTCCCCGCCACCGCCTATGGCGCGCAACTGGCGCTGGGCGCGCTGGGCGTCACCCTGATTTTCGGCATTCTGCGCTTTGCCAATTTCGCCCATGGCGAGCTGATGTCGTTCGGCGCCATGACCGCCATTCTCGTCACCTGGCTGTTGCAGGGCTGGGGCATCGGCATCGCGCCGCTGCCCACCGCCCTGCTGGCGCTGCCGGTCGCCATTGCCGCCACCATCCTGCTGGCACTGGCGACGGAGCGGGGCGTGTTCCGCTTCTATCGCCGCCAGCGCTCCAACCCGATCGTGTTCGCCATCGTCTCGGTCGGGGTGATGTTCGTGCTGGCCGGGCTGATCCGCATCATCATCGGCCCCGCCGACCAGAGCTTCGCCGACGGCGCCCGCTTCCTGATCACCGCCTTCGAGTTCAAGCGCCTGACCGGGCTGGCCGAGGGCATCGCCATCAAGCAGACCCAGGTCATCACCGTCGTCGTGGCCATCGTGGTCGTGGCGGCGCTGTTCTGGTTCCTGCAACGCACCCGCGCCGGCAAGGCCATGCGCGCTTTTTCCGACGACGAGGACCTGGCCCTGCTCTCCGGCATCGATCCGGAGCGGGTGGTGATGATCGCCTGGGCCATCACGGCAGCGCTGGCGGCCATCGCCGGCACGCTCTACGGCCTCGACAAGACCTACAAGCCGTTCATCTATCTGCAAATCCTGCTGCCGGTGTTCGCGGCCACCATTGTCGGCGGCATCGGCCAGCCGGTGGGCGCGGTGCTGGGCGGCTTCATCATCGCCTTCTCGGAGGTGACCGTCACCTACGCTTTCAAGAAATTCCTCGCCTATCTGGGGCCGACGGGCTGGGCGCCGGACGGCCTCGTGCAGTTGCTGTCGACCGACTACAAGTTCGCCGTATCCTTCATCATCCTGGTGGCCGTGCTGCTGGTGCGCCCGACCGGCATCATCCGCGGGAAGGTGATCGGATGA